The DNA sequence AATGGTATATACGTATAGCTATATTTGTTGGACTAATCAGATTTGTTTGCTAAGAATAACTCCTAATTAATTTCTAGtcactttatttaaaaactctcacttttaatttgtagtataAGGAAGAAAAACTCAATCAAAGAGTAGTGACATAGGGAGTGGTTAAGATCGGTGaatactttttaaataatgtgaTAATATTAGATATTCATTATATGTACGTGTGTCACGTTTAATTCGATATTTATTGTATGGGGctgaaaaatgaatgaaatacacaacaaacttttcaattttcctatatatatatatgcgtTTCGAATTGTCCAATGCTTATTTGTGCAGTAGCCAAAAGTCTTACAACCACATATACAATGATAGATTCTGTAGTTTGTGCTTACAGAGTTACAGTAACACACATATAAGCACACCGACTTGTTGTCTAGTTTCGGAGGGAAGGTCCGGGAACTGCTGGCAACCCTAGTTCATCTTCAGCCTTGCAAAACATCGAAATCAATTATTAGATGCTACTGAGCATTACAAGGTAAAGACGGACCAACCCCTACGTGCTATGCTATAAAATGCTCGTAATTATGATGATGCAATCTAAGGTCTGATGCTTTTTGAAGCGTAAGAATGTGACATTGTAATTCCTGTGGTAAAGACATATGGCATTACCTGCATGTTTACTCTACCAGGAGGAACGGGTGCGTGTCCAGTCGGTGCTGATGGGAAGTTGAGCTCTCCCTCGAGATCAGATTCCTTATCAGGTTGAAGATACGAAGGCACTCCACCTTCGGTCTCAAACCCCATGTCTGCTTCCAGTGCATCAAGCTCTGCATTACAGTAATACTAACTCGTTATTGGACGACAAAGACAACCAAAATCTTCGATATCATTGACACTGACTGCTTCAAGGAATCCATAAAGCTTTTCCAAATTCCATAATGGATTTCACATCTAAGattgtaaattaatatagAGGCGACGAGAGAATCTTCTCTTACCACCCAGGAGTTCATCCTCGTCAATATCATCAGGTAGATTATAGCTCCTCCCCAGACTCTCTTGGATTTCGCTGCTCACATCCATGAGGTCCATCATCTCATCTTGCAGGCTCTGAGAAAATCAAGCCCACCCAGCAATAAAAAGGTTATCCAAGAATATATATCATCATGTGCATGTGAAAGCTACAACGAGTGAGGTACAAACATCAACGTCTTGGATGTTCACAGTCTTCATCATTCCCTTAAGGTCCTTGTTTGCCGATTTCAAGGCTGACATCTGCAATATGTGTGGAATTGGTCacagaagaaatcaaactGTAATCCAAGCATCTAGGTTTCTAAAAGAACCAAAATAAGCATCCAAATCAACTTTGTGTACGCACAGAAAAGGTAAGAGCAACAACGATACTAAGACATAAGCAATCACAAGACAACGAGATTTCCTTCTCTGTGACAAATGGGGGGTCCTCCTACCTCTAAGGAGGTAGGCAGCAGGTTCCAAGGACGTTACAGAATATGCTCCGCGTGGCAAGCCTTGAACTTTGCCCTGTAGAGCGCTACCAAGGGAAACAGATTTTACGGTGAATTTAATGATCCAAGAATACTGTTACTTAAAAACAATTGCAATCATAAAGAAAGAGGCACATATTCTGACTGACTCTACAGCacagatttaaaataaaacaagttgTCACTTGTCAGTCATAACACCGTCATCAAACTACTGATTTAACCTTAGCATGTCATAATCACCGCAAAAAAGTATATATTCAAGACTATGGATATAGCAAGTCCATAAATTCCACTATGTGCCTAAAAAACCACTCTATTTGCATGGCACAAGATTACATCGAAAAAACCAGTAAATGCAACTTGATCGACTCATTGAATATCAAAATGCAACTAGATCGAGATTCATTGGATTACCGCCTTCAACAGTAATTcgtttaatactcctattaaaaagCATATCAAGCTATAAGACATACTGTCTGTTGAGCATCCTTTATTCCCTCTGCAGCAAATGCGACTTGATCGAGATTAAACGTCTGATTGTACAGCATATCACGCTGACCTTCGTACCTGTCcaaaaaatatggagaaatAGCGCACGTTATctagagataaagagataaaggTTAGTCGACAAGCTCAGGCACAGAATGAGGAAAGTAGCATTGTTCTTCCCCCAATTACACCCACACGCCGGTAAACAAAACTAACATAAGCTAAAAACACACGAAAAAGGCATTTTACATTCGTCTCTGCTTAAGCACTCTCATTGCTCTAGCTTTAACAGCTTCTTGTGCCGGGCCTGGCCGAGTCCTCTTGATCTGCTCCTTATATTTAGCTAATTCAGCATCAAGTTTCTTTATCTTCTCCTCAACATTGTCACCTCTTTTAGTGATCTACAAGGAAAATTATGTACGGATACGTCAATCTAAGCAGCAAATACACCAACGCGAATAATATAGCTTCGATTACAAGCATCTACTAATTCAGCTATACTCACTGTAGAAGCACCAGAAAACGAGCATAGCTCAACTATTTAAATAGCGATTTGTCGAACAGTTAGATGCGGAAATTCATCATAAATCAGAGAGCTGCAAATCGAGCTGATTAAATTACGAACCCGATCGGAAGTATCTTGAACGGAGGGAGGAGGTTCCTTGTCTTTCTTCGCTCCGAACACTCTCTTCATCGTTACTTCTTCACCACCGGATTTTCTGCTTCTGGTTTTTTCGCTACCTTTGATTCTAGGGTTTCAAATTTTGGATGCTTTAGTcgattggagagagagagaagggaatTGGGCGATTTCTTAACAGTGTCgcttatttatcatttatttcttcttataaattgattttattcattgaataaattcaaacttttgattttgtaaatagTTGTAACTGATTTTGATTTCCCTTCAACTTCTTTTTTATGATTCAATATGTTTCAAAGGGTTTAGGGCATGTGCCAAAGTTTTTAGGATGCCCCAGTCACATGCCGGAGGGACAGATCAGCAGTGGCGGATGCAATTAAGAACAATGGGGGATAATTGTATCCCAAAAGTGTGAATACTCTAGTGGTGAAATGTTTGAGTTCTGTCATGAGcattttttgttaatcttTCTAGTTATACTAGTTCTTGTTTTACTCTGGTTACACATACATATGAATGAATATTATCTagttatactagtactccctccgtttcgccatagttaaggcggaacttttcgactcgtaattttagaaatgaatgttgggtgtgttaaataaatagataaaaaagtaagagggatGCAAAAGgtggaaagaataaagtataaaataaataaagtagagataataaagtaagagagagtaaagtaaaaacgagaaaatatgactcaactatgaagaaacggatgGAGTGCTTGTTTTACTCGTGTTACACATACATATgaatgaatattattatttacgaAGTAATTATTTATCCGTTGCCGTTTTACTTTCGTTgcatatgattaaatattgatcatcaattactattatactatatgtttctaaataatgtataattaaatataaaatttattgttttcgcaatttttattacaaataaaagCCATGttagatatttatttatgatttctaaTTGTGCTCATAttcaaaatcatataattatatatgatgtacatagttttttgttttattttaaatactgAAAATTATCGAGCAAtaacactaaaaataatttgttttttatatacaatGAAATTATACATTATCGATAtagtagaagaagaaatatcaaattaaattttttatcttcaagttgatttaattatttatcacaACCCCAATCTAAAATTCCTGAATCCGTCACTGCGGATTAGGGGAGGCGGGGCATACACGAGCGAGAGCAAGGCTCACACATGATGATAGTGCTAGAGGCGGTGGCTGATTATAGTCTATAAATTTGGCATGCATTTTTCAGTGTCCCTGAATCAAACAACGATATCAACATGATCGACCACTTTGACATCACGACATGGATTGATAAGTGGATGACACCTATCTGAGTTGGCTGGCCTTCGTAAAGCCGCGCAATTGCCGACAAAAACCAAACGTACTCTTTTTGCGATTCGCTTGGAAAGATATCAAAAGAGCATTCAGGATTCTATAAGCACATTTCACTATCCTCAAAGCTTTGAGCCATGCTTGGTTTCAGAAAGTGCTCACCCGCATCACATTATCATGCACATTGAATATAGTATTATGTTacgacaaaaaaaatttgcaaaaaactTTTTGTTAAAGAGTTTTAGCAATataaaaaccaaattaaacttgagatatagtatattttacttcctgataaaatatcaacattaattattgttttaatatgTGACCATAGCAATCTAACCCTCGACATATTTAATCCAATGATTAAACACTAATCTTTtgcttaaatatttaaaaccaaaaaagcAGAAAAATTGAAGGGATTTGTTCTACACTcataaaactcaaaactcttTCACGTTCAAAGTGGATCTGCGATTAATCAAAGAGTAAGAGCATTCCCAATGGAGGTGGCGAATTCTCGGCGATAAATCGCCggttatcgccgaattatcgccggcCATTGTGGCGAagtcggcgataattcggcgataatgtTGCCGTTGCTTCGCCGAGTGGCGTTCTaacgccggattatcgccgagcgatcgccggccactgtggcgacgctcggcgataatcggcgataattaaaattttttttttttttttttgaacccaacggctattttacattccacccctataaatatttcctccacttcctccattcatcacccacacattctctccattttcaatctcttctcccaatcttcaattttcatcaaaattatgagcttttggaagaaaagttCCCGATCGGGTAAGGATAAGGGTAAGGGGAAAGAGTCGAGTTCACAAATTCCCAACACGGATGAAGCAAACGAGCAGTGGATGCAGTCGTTGTTGGcgatgggttctcctcccggccaaCTTCCATACGGGGGTCCGTCTCCTTTGCGAGACTCCTCCGGCGCGGagactttctccgtacttcAACTGCTGCCGGCGGGAGAATGCCCTTTCCAGCCGACGATGTGTATCGGCCCCGGTTCGACACCCCCGGATCAACCCCAGGCGACCAAGAATCTCTCGATTTCATCGGCAGTATTCTCACTCTCAACAATCTCCAAAATCTAGGTATCAAACTATGATCGATTCTCCAGTTATCGTCGCCGCTACGGAGGAAAGGTGCTGAATTCGATCGCACATTGTGAGTTTCCGCATTCTAGCAATACTTTAATGCACGATTCCAATCTATTTCTCCccaatttttgttgtttcgaATTTGTGTAAATTGCTGTTGCATATGCGATCTGTTTTGTTGAGTTCAGGCGAGAGAAGACGTGGTTGTTATGGCGAATTCGCACTCGGCGTCGGATTTGAGGGTGAACCGCGTCAAGGTTTTGAGGATGGTGTTAGTGTTAGTAGGATTGTTGATGATTTGTTATATGGAGATGCATTCGAGAAAGTATTCAGCTGCATTGGCGATTTCGTGCTCGCCTTGCTC is a window from the Salvia hispanica cultivar TCC Black 2014 chromosome 1, UniMelb_Shisp_WGS_1.0, whole genome shotgun sequence genome containing:
- the LOC125210124 gene encoding vacuolar protein sorting-associated protein 60.2-like, with product MKRVFGAKKDKEPPPSVQDTSDRITKRGDNVEEKIKKLDAELAKYKEQIKRTRPGPAQEAVKARAMRVLKQRRMYEGQRDMLYNQTFNLDQVAFAAEGIKDAQQTMSALKSANKDLKGMMKTVNIQDVDSLQDEMMDLMDVSSEIQESLGRSYNLPDDIDEDELLGELDALEADMGFETEGGVPSYLQPDKESDLEGELNFPSAPTGHAPVPPGRVNMQAEDELGLPAVPGPSLRN